AAGTTGGGTGTTTTTTCGAAACAAGGACAAAGTAGatattgttcttgaaaagaCATATCCAAATACAAGTAAGCTATCACCAAGCGGGCATTTAAGCACGCAGATATACGATTACGCAAACATAAAACATACAAGATGGTGATGTTGAGGTCTTACAAATGAATCATTCCTTGAACATTCTTCAGAGTCTTTGTACTGGGAAGGTTGTTCACAGAATTTTTCCACAAGGAGACTAACTATCAGTAACTCTCATGAGGTTTGGACATAGTTATCAGTAACTCTCATAAGAACGACAATGATATTCTTAAGATTAGTCCAGTTGTAAAACATTCCTTGACGCCCTGCAGCAGAAAGAACTTCTATATATACCATAATAAGAAGTTAGCTTTCAGGCTAAAGTACTACAGAAGTTTGCGATTCAGAAGTAGGACTGTAACaagaataaaaagataaaatgatGATACACATGTGATCGCACGCGCACAACATACCTTTGATTTCTTGATATTGACAAAACTTTGTTGCCAAAGTGGTTTTCCCCAATCCTCCAGGAGAAATCAGCATCAATATCAACACCTTTTCATTGTTCAATAACATCATCTTCAACTCCTTCAAAGGCAAATCCAACTCAACTAAAACGGTGGAACGTGAGGTACTGCATGCCAAGCATCAATCTCGTATTCATTTTGGCTGACCTCCGTAGATATATTCCTTACTGTCTCCATATCTCTTATTTCTGGCGCTCTAAGTATAGCTAACAGTCTTTGTAGAGATTTGTCCAAATCCAGAAGTTCCATGGAGTGTCTATACTTTTTGTAGCCTTTCCAAGGACTAAGCTTGGCGCATTTCTGAACAAGCGCCGCCCCATTCTtcatttgattttcaaaatgTTGTAGTTCCTCTTTTGGACGATCCAACACCTTCTTGTACTTTCCTATCTCTTCAATCAGTGGTTCTAAAGAGTCGAGCGTGGATTTTATGTCTTCAAGCAGAGGTTTAAAGAGCGTGGTCTTTTCCTTCACATTCCTAAGGACATCAAACAACACTGTAAGTGCTGCTCCAAGAGTACGCCCTGAGGTCTCTGTCGTAATTACACCACCACCATACATTGTCAATTGATTATATGGGTATCTACATACATCTTTAAATCAACAATTCTATGTGTAAACCAAGTAGTTCTATGTATACCTTGTACCACACTCTTCTGTTCAACTGGTTCGAGTTCTGTCTCTGTATTGCTTATTGAAACCACGGCCTCCATGATTTCACTTGCTTCCTGCTGCACCTCCAGAACAGTATCTAGCGGTCTTAAAAACGACCCATGGAGTTCAACAATTTGTTCACTTTAGACCTTCCTATGTGCAAGGTCTCTGCTTCCTCAGGCACCTCCCAGTACACGGATGGTCTTCTAGCAGTAGCAGCCCCTGCTTCCAATCGGGCAAGTGCTTCGCCATTTTGCTTAATATGTCATTCTTCCTGACGCAATCATGCAAATAATAGCCGAGGCTACATACCAGCAGCCGGAACTAAACTTGATCCTGATAGCAGCGGGGAAACAGTGTACGCAATTTAATTGGAGGTTAGTGGGAAACAGTTTTTGCTGTTGGTGAAAaactagtaaaaaaaaagagaatgtgCAATTGATTATTAGCAAAGAAAATCAGATACGTAGATTGAAGGCTCTATATCATCCCGTATACTATCCTTGGAGGTTGGTGTCTGTCCGTCTGTCTCTGTCATATCTTTTTCAAACCTAGTTGTATATTTTTACCGtggattaaatttgattttaattgttaatCTGACAACCTTTGTACTTGACATAGCCGCCAGTTTACATGCGGGGTTGAGTGGTAGACCATATCTGCTACATCGATAGAGCAACCACAAATACGAAGGCTCTGATCGAGTAGTAAGCCATATCTGCTACATCGGTAGAGTGACCACAAATACAAAGGCTCTAATCGACAAAGCAATAGAGAGACCACACCCATTAGCCAGTGGATAGATGGTTAAGAGATGTGAGAAGCATGGAGGGGATGAGAGGGAAGTGATGAAAAAAGGTAGGCATTAGTGGGTTTTTACTGTCTGTCctgggaagaagaaaaaataaataaataattcatCAAATCTTAATCAGTATATAGAGAAGAAAACCAGGGAAATCCAAGCCAATGGAATGATGCAATATCTCATACAAACACCAAATGAGAAATAGGAAAAAATAAACTGGAATACAAATCACACAGGCCATTTGCTCCAATACTTATCGTGGAAAGATAGCTCTCAAATCTGAAGTCTGTGGAGCCAATTCAGGTTGAATTCTTCTTTAGCCACCCTTATTTTGTCGGGATTTGATAAGACAGATTCCCATAAATTTCTTGCGTCTTCGTCACATATCACTTTCTCTAACTGCTGACCAAGATCAAACACTGACACAGGCAGCTCTTTCAATCTTGAACATAGTGCCACGTTGATTTTTCTTAAACCATTCATCTTATCAATGCATTCGGGCAAGTCCTTAATGCTGGAACAATTATATATGTCAAGAAAGCACAACTTATTGAGTCTCTCAATCGAGCCTGGAAGCTTTTTTAATTCTGCGCAGGACCTTAGCCTCAAC
Above is a window of Malus sylvestris chromosome 15, drMalSylv7.2, whole genome shotgun sequence DNA encoding:
- the LOC126604137 gene encoding uncharacterized protein LOC126604137 isoform X2, with translation MEAVVSISNTETELEPVEQKSVVQGRTLGAALTVLFDVLRNVKEKTTLFKPLLEDIKSTLDSLEPLIEEIGKYKKVLDRPKEELQHFENQMKNGAALVQKCAKLSPWKGYKKYRHSMELLDLDKSLQRLLAILRAPEIRDMETVRNISTEVSQNEYEIDAWHAVPHVPPF
- the LOC126604137 gene encoding uncharacterized protein LOC126604137 isoform X1, with the protein product MEAVVSISNTETELEPVEQKSVVQETSGRTLGAALTVLFDVLRNVKEKTTLFKPLLEDIKSTLDSLEPLIEEIGKYKKVLDRPKEELQHFENQMKNGAALVQKCAKLSPWKGYKKYRHSMELLDLDKSLQRLLAILRAPEIRDMETVRNISTEVSQNEYEIDAWHAVPHVPPF